The window AGTCACAGAGgccattttactgcagaatgaatactttcattttttccattttgttgaTCATTGGAACTGGGTTCTATTTTTAACCCGCATcattaaacaataaaagttCAACGACTTCTCATTTCACCGAAACAACGTTTCCTCGATCCCTCTCTCCTCGCCCTTCAGTTGATGGACCCAATTAAGACAAACGAGAGACACCCTGGGGCGACTTGTCTAAGGTTGCCATGGGTCATTCATTGGTTTCCCAAGCGTCAACGAGGCGGGTCTCGCCCGATATAAACCTGTCAGGGGCTCAAGTGCTCGATAGGGAGAATAGGCGGTGAAGAAGAGGGCGAGCGAGCGAAAGGCAGCTGGCGTCGTGCTCCTGGACAGACCTGAAAGGGGGACGAGTGAAGCGACTGCCGAGGGCTGGTCGAATTCACCAGAGTTCAGGTAAAGAccgcatctttttttttttttcgcggCAGCCCAGGCGTTCAGTGAATTTCGGTACTCGTCAGTGGCTGGTACACACTTCAGGCTCAGTGGTAATAAATGAAATCCCCGAGACCAGGGGTTTCTCAAAACCAgactttgccccccccccccacctatCCTTTTAGACTAGGAGCAGTTCCTGATTGCAATAAACCCATGAATGTACAAAGTACgatcactggattactttttATTCTGAAGGAAACTTAAACTCAATGCCTCACGATCTTGAAGTTTCTCTCACAGTAAACACTCTTATGTACacatttcaaccaaaaaaataaaagtcaggcTGTGGAGTGCTCCATGGTGCTTTTGTGCTAAAAGccatggggttttttttttttttttttttaagactgcaACAAATGCAAAACCAACTCTCTGTCTTAAAGGAGTGAAGTAAGCATTTAAAGAATGCATTAATGAAGTGGATAAAATAGTCCTAGCAGCTCATCTTGTCTGTTTGACATCCCAGCACTGAAGTCTGGCTCAGccttttttgacttttgtccTCTGCAGGAATGCATTTGGCAGTGCTTATTTTTGCTTCGGTGCTCTCTGTGACCACCTTGGCTCTCGACAATGGACTGATGAGGACCCCTCCCATGGGCTGGCTGGCATGGGAACGGTTCCGCTGTGACACCGACTGTGAACATGACGCCTACAACTGCATCAGGCAAGGCAAAATGTTGCAGACGGCAAtatgatttttgtgtgtgtgtgtgtgtgtgtgtgtgtgtgtgtgtgtgtgtgtgtgtgtgtgtgtgtgagaaattgctgttaatggaaaataaagCCCCAATTCAGGAAATACTTTCACATACTGTTAACCAGTAGTGCTTTGCATACTTGAAAGTTTAACTGACacactgtaaatttaaaatgtaaaatataaccAACTGTATTGACTTCCACATTCTAATGAGGCATTTTTCTTCCAGTGAGAATCTGTTCATCGACATGGCAGACAGACTCTCAGAGGATGGCTGGAGGGAACTGGGCTATGTCTATGTGACCATAGATGACTGTTGGTCCTCCatggagagagatgagaagggACGGCTGCAGCCTGACCCGAAGAGGTGTATCATTCAGCTTCAAAGCTCAGTTTACCTCTGAgttgctcccttttttttgctTCCATAAAGGAGCTTTTGCTTCTGCACCTGCCAAATATTCACTAGGAtataattgtcatttttctctACCTCAGGTTCCCAGGAGGCATCCGTAAGCTGGCACGCTACATGCACGATAGGGGTCTCAAGCTGGGGATCTACGGGGACATGggcacacacacctgtgaagGCTACCCTGGCACCCCACTGGACAAGATCCAGATAGACGCTCAGACCTTTGCTGACTGGGAGGTGGATATGCTTAAATTTGACGGCTGTCATTCAAATGCTACAGAGCAAGAGCAGGGTAGGAACAGGAGTATCAACTCTGTATTGTGATCTTGTTTTTGATCTGGTTTGACTCCTGTTCTTCTCTTGGATAGGTTACCCTCTTATGTCGGAGGCTTTAAATGCCACAGGCCGTCTCATTGGCTACTCCTGCAGCTGGCCCGTCTACCAGGACAGCCTGCCACCGAAGGTAGAATCAGgatatcaaacttttttttttaatgtctaagATTTTATCATCCACACTTGAGCTTTCACCATGTGAACCTGATCTGTCTTCAGGTAAACTACACTCAGTTGGGTGAGATTTGCAACCTGTGGCGTAACTACTACGACATCCAGGACTCTTGGGACAGTGTCCTGAACATTGTCGACTGGTTCTTTAAAAACCAGGATGTACTGATAGCTGCAGCTGGACCTGGAAGATGGAATGACCCTGATATGGTCTGCTAATGacttactttattttatacACTTATTTATTGTATGCTCCATTAAGGACAGGAAGCACTAATGGTAAAAGTTAATGAGACGCTTGTCATATATTCTCAGTGGTCTAGTATTGACCAGATGTCCTTCAACATCTGCCCAATGAACCTTACTGTTAGGGTATTAAATCTTAAAGTTTAAGAAGTCCTATTTTAGTATTAATCTCATGATCCTCTTTGAGCAGTCTAAAGTAGCTGTAGACCTTTGAACCATATATTAGCTGTGGGTCTATGGCTGACAATGCTGGTTTGATCGCTAGTTCAGTCCAcacttaaatttaaatattggctggattgccatgacatttggtacattCATGTCCCCTTCAGGATGACTTGTAATCAGTTTGATTCCCTGACCTTTCATCAAATGCTGTTATGGGGTCACAATTTTGCCTTGTCATGGGTTATGCCCATACTGTACTTTAGCCCTGCCCCAAATCCATATTACATACTGATTTGAAGCTGGTTCTTTTGTCTGTATTGTGGTaacactggaaaagtgacaaagtaTATATTCAAAGCAGACAGAACACACTAAATGGAGCTGCTCCTTTTTCTCAAGTTTTAAATTTGTCAATCTGAAGTTTAATTGACATTCCATAGTTGCAGTTTGATATCCAGCATGAcatgtttttgtataatttcCTGTTAATGTAAAATGGCAAAGTGTCAGTTTGTATACTAACTGCTAAACAGTACACTAACTATCCATATGTAATATGGATTTTGGACACAGTGGGGAAAAATCTTACAACAGATTTTGACCTCCACAGCTGATTATTGGCAACTTTGGCCTCAGCATGGACCAGTCTCGCACTCAGATGGCTCTATGGGCAATTATGGCCGCTCCCCTTTTCATGTCCAATGACCTGCGCACCATCAGCAGTGGGGCCCGCAGCATCCTGCAGAACAGAATGGCCATCAGCATCAACCAGGACCCCATGGGTGTTCAGGGAAGAAAAATTGTAAAGGTGACACACTtttgcaaaatggaaaaactgaacttAACTGAGGAGGGTTTTGACTTTGGGACTCTTAAATTACCCTTTAGCTCATATtgtaattcacattttctcatcTATTTCTTTCTGCCAGGAGAAAAGTGGCATTGAGGTGTTCTGGCGCCCCCTGTCGAACAATGCCAGCGCCTTGGTGTTCTTCAGTCGTCGTAATGACATGCCCTACCGCTACCATACTTCCCTCAGTAAACTCAACTACACCACCGGCAGCTACAAGGTGTGTCCTAGAAATCTGTATGCTGAACTCAGTTGCTGCAGAGAAATGTCTTTTGACAGAGTACATGAATGTAGCAGGAGAATCgcctacttttttttctttcttcttcctcagaCCTTTGATGTTTTTACTGACAAGACCATGATGCTGAAAGACTCCACTGACTTTGTGGTGTCAGTGAACCCCACAGGTGTGGTCATGTGGTATGTCTTTGCACCTGCCAAAGTGAACCTCCACCAACTCTACGAAGGTGGCAAACTCCAGGGATCTTAATAacttaagaatttttttttttggtaggtTTCTATAAAATGGTCCtgtaaaaattttttaaataaatatttttcaatccTCACTTGGGCAACTGTTTGCTTCATAATGTTTGGAATCATTTTATGTGCAGTTATCAGCCATCAGACTAAAAATGCTCAATAGCTTtagtgtgggttttttttttttcccctccccctTCAATATATACATCACATTAAGATGTGACTTCTTTAGAACATGGTTTCACTTCAGCTAAACCTCTAACTCTTCAGGTTCCtgtcttcaaaaaaaattttttttttttttttttttttttaaaactggtttcACTTCCCAGTTCCAGTTAAGTAAATCtgaacttgttttaaaatttctctCTACATCAGACACACATGGTTGCTTTAGTTACCATTATGCATTTATCATGGGGTTGGGTTTTTAAAAGTGCAATTGCCACATCTTTTGTGTATACTGTATTGCATGGAGCATTTTCTACATAAATAGGCCTTTTTATCAGCAACTAGTGTTAATGTATTTCAATGCAAatcaagcttttaaaaaaatggtaacACACCATTTATAGGATTTAATAGCTTTATCAATggttaatgaaaaaaacaacttgtagatcagttgtaaaacaaacaactttttgtCTGACAGGTTGCATAGAAATCCTCCAGCATAACACCTGGTCTTTTTATGTAGCTCTATAATTTGGAAGACCCCTTCAATGGACTATTTGGCCATTTACCTTCTTCTAGAGAAGGGCTGTGTCATCAGGAACAAAATTCATTTGTATACCACTGAAGACTGGATTACTGTAAAATTCTGACTTATCACTGACCAGCATTTATAGTTTGACCAAACTTTTGCTGATAACTTATTAGAAACTGAAAAACCACAGCCCTTTAATTATTTCAGGGGTCTCCCTAATGAattaaagaggagaaaataaatgagcaaaAGTGTCATTGGAAGATTTTTCCACAACCTGACAACCCAAAGTGTTAATGGTTTATGACTGATTTATAAAGCATTACTGTATGATTAACCATTAATAGACATACAGCTTATAAAGTCTGTATAAATGGTACATTATCAGAAAGTGAtgctaaagttttttttttgttttttttaaagaaatgaaaacgCTGGCTCTGTCACTTAGAGAAAATTAGTGCGAAGGCGCACAAGTAGGGAAAGGACCTGACTAACACCACCGGCGGTTCTCAGGTCCTTTCCCTCCAGCTTCCTGCTCTACGGTCAGCTGATGTCGCCAGGTCACGTGTCTGTCGCTTCCTTCTCCGCCGGGGCggttcagtttgtttctttccatGCAGAAGTTTGTTATGGCCTTTCTTTAAGGGACCGAGCGGAGTGAACGTAACAGGAGAGATCCGGACTCGGGGAGGCCTGTACGCGTCCTCTATCCGTCCTCATTCCTCTTTCAGCTTTCCATTGCCGTCAGTGAATTTCAGTAAGTTTATCTTTCCACGGTGTTGTTTGAATATATACCAGCAAACATTGACTGTTaaacccttttttaaaatatattttcgAAACTCATTTTacttgtgtgtatatatgtatgtatatatatatatgtatatatatatttttttacaattacatGTTATATACGCTTATAATAGAAAAGCAACCGCTTAGTGCCAGGTATTCACATGAAGTAAAAGGGGACGATAAATTATGCTTTTTGGTGATGTGTGTTTAGTTCCTCAGGTATTGTATCTGCCATGTTgcaagaacttttttttttttttttggaataagtACTGGGATTTGATTTAGTCGGCTGATATTTTAAGACTGTGTGATGGTAGAAGTCACCTGGCAGGTTGTTACTGCTGTCAGCCACAGTCAGTCGCAGTCAAGTCaggaggtgtttgtgtgtgagagatgccTGTCATTGATCAGACACGATGTGTCAGTATACACCGGATGGCTTTACTAAAAAGCAACTTTAATGAAAAGACATCAAAAAGGAAATGGTTCGGCGATTTTGCTGCGGAGGATGCACGACCTATTTACACGGAAACTTTAAAGCTTTACATACGGTCATGAATCAGACCTTTTCCCAACAggtcatttttgtctttcaactGTAACCTTGTGTTTAACCTTGATGCCAACCAGCATACATCATCTGAttcaaatttgatgttttttttcctttgcaggaATGCATTTGGTGGTGCTTGTATTCAGCTCAGTGCTCCCTTTGTCCATCTTAGCCCTCGACAATGGACTGATGACGACCCCTCCCATGGGCTGGTTGGCATGGGAACGATTCCGCTGTGATATTGAATGTGAACACGACCCCAAGAACTGCATCAGGCAAGGCAACATAATATGAATATAACACAGTGTGATCTCACCGGAGCTCCTTTTAAAAAGAATAGTCTAGTCTTGGGGTGAATTTTGCTGTTAGAAACATTAATTATCAAGATTATGAATTAGATATTATACACAGTGAGTTAAAGCATTAAACTGCTACACCTAAGTGTCACTAACGTTTTCACACGATGAAATAAGAACAAGCCAGTCTGAACTGGCCCATTATGTGATATCACAACtggtaaaaataatcatattcaCTGTATAACTTTTCCAATTCAGGGTCTGGATCAAGTTGTTTCCTGTGAGATATAACCTTTAGATATGTCAGTGTAACCTTGTGGGCCTACTTAGAGGGATGGTTCTCAAGAAATGCTGTCCTGTGCCACACCATGTTTTAGTATAGGTGGGTCTGGAGCTCTGGAGGCCAAACCAGTTTTGTAGAAACCGAAAGAATATTTGGTGAACAAATTTCACCAGTGTACATTAAACAACGTGCATTTGTAAGTGGtcaacagatttttcttttagaaaTTGTATCATTTAAAGTCCTTTAGTTCTCTTCACATCTACTTTAGAGGAATGGTTCTGcaccccttttctttttttgtgaaagagCCATCTtttgccaaaaatattttttgctaatcaacttttttttattttttaccatcACAGTAATCAGTAATTTTAAACCAAACAACCCATTAAAGAAATGACACTGACATTATTGAAATACATTTAAGTATTTGCTAAAGGAAATATTTATGCCTTCTATAATGAGGCATTTTTCTTCCAGTGAGAATCTGTTCATCGACATGGCAGACAGACTCTCAGAGGACGGCTGGAGGGAACTGGGCTATGTCTATGTGAACATTGATGACTGTTGGTCCTCCATGGAGAGAGACAAGCAGGGTCGGCTGCAACCTGACCCGAAGAGGTATATACACATGCTCAGAAAGAGCAACACACACCCaaatgcgcgcacacacacacacacacacacacacacacagaagccgTTGTTCCTCAGTGCAAACACTAATCTGTACCTTTGAAGTCCGAGTCAATAAACCTGTTAAAGAAGCTGTGACAATGTGACAGTCATGCAATCATATGactaacaaaaaaacagcttgaaCAGTGTGCAGTGTAACCGCATGAACCTGTATTATATGCAGCATAAGTATGATAAAAACACTTCCTTTTGACTTCCCTAAAATGCGAAATTGAAAAGAGGTTATGAATAAATCAAGtcacacaaaagaaaatcatgCTATGGTTACTATCGTATATAAACTATCTGAGTGGATACCTATGTTTATGTATAAGTAGAGGTTTAACTTTTGACAAGATAAGATTTTATACGTTGTTAATGAAATGTaggtttttttcagtctttcacaACACTCAACTTGATAAAACTGACTTCTGAATGAGACAGTGCACCTATTTAGAGTGCCTTCTCTCGTGCATACTATAATTTACGCAAAACATAAGTAGTGCTTTACAGGTGATGATGGggaattgtttttttcaccGTTCATTGAGGTGAAAACCTTGATTGAATGACACAATTATTTTGCCCTTAATCAGTATATTTCTTTGTGAACTTTGGTATGTCATAACACTTTCCCTCATAACACTTACCACAGATTCCCAGGAGGCATCCAGAAGCTGGCACGCTACATGCACGACAGGGGTCTCAAGCTGGGGATCTATGGGGACATGGGCACACACACCTGTGGGGGCTACCCTGGCACCCCACTGGACAAGATCAAGATAGACGCTCAGACCTTTGCTGACTGGGAGGTGGATATGTTTAAATATGATGGCTGTTATTCTAATGCCACAGAGCAAGAGTTGGGTAAGAGCAGAGGTGGGTTTTACATTGTGGTTATTAAGATGTTTCTGATTTGATCTTGTCTCATACTAGTTCCTCTCTTGGACAGGTTACCCTCTTATGTCAAAGGCTTTAAATGCTACAGGCCGCCCAATTGGCTACTCCTGCAGCTGGCCCGCCTACCAGGGTGGCCTGCCACCGAAGGTAGAATCAGGatgtcttaattttttattttcaacccTGAAGCTTTACGCCTTGCAGTTAAACATATTTCAATTTACTGAAAACAGACTCTATTGTGAGGTTTATGTTCTAATACTTTAAATCCagagtttatatttttattttttctccatatGAAACTGTTTTATGTCTTCAGGTAAACTACACTCAGTTGGGTGAGATCTGCAACCTGTGGCGTAACTATGGCGACATCCAGGACTCTTGGGACAGTGTCCTGAACATTGTCGACTGGGTCTTTGAAAACCAGGATGTACTGATAGCTGCAGCTGGACCTGGAAGATGGAATGACCCTGATATGGTCTGTTTAATTGACATAGTAACTAATACAATATGCACATAATTACTGTTTACTATATGGTCTGCTGGTTAGGAAGCACCGATGGTACAAGTTaaagaaaaaggccaaaatGCTTCTATTTCATGTCATCTTCCTCGGTTGTCTGATTTTGACTCCCACAGCTGATTATTGGCAACTTTGGCCTCAGCATGGACCAGTCTCGCACTCAGATGGCTCTATGGGCAATTATGGCCGCTCCCCTTTTCATGTCCAATGACCTGCGCACCATCAGCAGTGGGGCCCGCAGCATCCTGCAGAACAAAATGGCCATCAGCATCAACCAGGACCCCATGGGTGTTCAGGGAAGAAAAATTGTAAAGGTGACACACTtttgcaaaatggaaaaactgaacttAACTGAGGAGGGTTTTGACTTTGGCACTCTTAAATTACCCTTTAGCTCATATtgtaattcacattttctcatcTATTTCTTTCTGCCAGGAGAAAAGTGGCATTGAGGTGTTCTGGCGCCCCCTGTCGAACAATGCCAGCGCCTTGGTGTTCTTCAGTCGTCGTAATGACATGCCCTACCGCTACCATACTTCCCTCAGTAAACTCAACTACACCACCGGCAGCTACAAGGTGTGTCTTTAAAAGTCTTCTAGACAGTTTGATGAGTTCCTACTCAATTGGTTTGATTCTTCAGACCATTGTTGTTGATGGTGTTGAGTCAAGCCCTCTTACCATCAGTAATGGGGTGTCACATGGGTCTATTCTTAGTCCATTACTATTTACATTACACATAAATAACAGTATTCTTCCCAATCAGTACTTCAATCAGTACTTTTTTATTCAGATGATACAGTTTTATACACCCTGGCTTGACACCACAACCCAGGCTCTAACTTATCTTCAGTCTTCCTTTTATGCTTTCCAATGatcatttcttgttttaaatgcGGATAAAAACAAGTACATGGGGCTCCTCACTTTCACTAGTGTCACTGACTATactaacattaaaaattaaactgccATCAGATGGTAGACATATAACTCTTGCTGAGTCATACAAATACTTAGCAGACTGTCATTCAAGATTCAGATTCAAAAATTAAACTAGGCTCTCTGTATAGAATTAAAAGCTGTCTCTTTTCTTGGTTCTAaggtctctcttgaaaaaaacacatcaatcaCAAGAAGACTACCTGATTAAACAAAGTTAATataaactagagaccatcttgcaatgggatGACACCAGCCGTGTTGCCCGTCAACATGCTGACATTCCGACCAATGAGTACCAAGTACCACAtacctgtaaagtttcgtgactgcatcttgcacggttgtgacACTATCTTGTTGACAAactctgtccacagacagacagacatacataGATCAgccagtcctggttgaaatttaggtacaaaattttagaaaataagaggtaaaggaaaagatggactgatTTAAACTGACCAGcactgagtcctgacctaaatcccattgaaaacctttggggAGTAGCCCATTTTTTGTGATcagaatatttgaaaaatttcCAAAGTtgctgaacaacaacaaaaaaaaaatgtttccatatagtgaaatcaaaaatacagacataaagtgtacacttgacacaattattggcaccctttttatgaatttaaattagttcctcaaacgaaataaaaaaacaaattgtactcacctttgcttaattttcagagttcacgtgacctgaattcaccaatgaatgatggttttgctcatttaaaaggggctgattgtttccagtttctttttcacaatggcgaagacaagagagctgtctgagaccatcagaaatgctatgattaaaaaaacatcattccAAAGGCTACTAGGCAATCGCCATAGATCTCAAaattcctgtttcaacagttcgtaaaGTTATCAAGACgtttcaaagtcataaaactTAAGACACTTCCtggacatggtgctaagaagaaattCTATGGGAGAAGTCAGCAAAgtttgatgtggattgtggaaaaacaccacacaagacatctaaagattGACCTGGAACCATtcggagtggtggtttcagcctctACCATACGCCGCACAGTAAACCAAGTAGGACccaggaggacaccactattgaaaggCAAAAAAGGCAAGACTATTGTTggcaaaaactttcataatTGAGCCACAGTCTTACTGGGATAATGGTCTACAAACAGTTCTATCATGCTATGGGGCTTTGCTGactctggtactggaggcactgaatgtatcaaaggaatgatgaaatcagaaatTCCCcaacaaaattcattttaaagcaatttaCCCAGTGTTAGACTAGAAGGTAGGTGAAGgtcttctttatttttagcaagaaaaagaaaaaaaatgtgtgtgtgtgtgtgtatgtgtgtgtgtgtgtgtgtgtctgtgtgtgtgtgtatatatatgtctgtctgtgtgtgtgtgtgtgtgtatatatatgtctgtctgtgtgtctgtgtgtgtgtgtatatatatgtctgtctgtgtgtgtgtgtgtgtgtgtatatatatgtctgtgtgtgtgtgtgtgtatatatatgtctgtgtgtgtgtgtgtgtgtgtatatatatgtctgtgtgcgtgtgtgtgtatatatatgtctgtgtgtgtgtatgtgcgtgtgtgtatatatatgtctgtgtgtgtgtatgtgcgtgtgtgtgtatatatatgtctgtgtgtgtgtatgtgcgtgtgtgtgtatatatatgtctgtgtgtgtgtatgtgcgtgtgtgtgtatatatatgtctgtgtgtgtgtatgtgcgtgtgtgtattgatatatgtctgtgtgtgtgtatgtgcgtgtgtgtattgatatatgtctgtgtgtgtgtatgtgcgtgtgtgtattgatgtatgtatgtgcgtgtgtgtattgatgtatgtctgtgtgtgtgtatgtgcgtgtgtgtattgatgtatgtatgtgcgtgtgtgtattgatatatgtctgtgtgtgtgtatgtgcgtgtgtgtattgatgtatgtatgtgtgtgtgtattgatgtatgtgtgtgtgtatatatgcgtgtatgtatgtgtgtattgatgcatgtatgtgtgtatatgcgtgtatgtgtgtatatgtgtatatgtgtatatgtgtgtatgtgtatgtgtgtatgtatgtgtgtatatgtgtgtatgtgtatatatgtgtgtatgtgtatatgtgtgtgtgtgtgtgtatatgtatatgtgtgtgtatatgtatatgtatatgtatgtgtgtgtgtatatatgtatatgtatgtatgtgtgtatatatgtatatgtgtatatgtgtatatgtatctgtgtatatatgtatatgtatgtgtgtatatgtatatgtatgtgtgtatatatgtatatgtatgtatatgtgtgtatatatgtatgtgtatatgtatgtatgtatatgtgtgtatatatgtatatgtatgtatatgtgtgtatatatgtatatgtatgtatatgtgtatatatgt is drawn from Xiphias gladius isolate SHS-SW01 ecotype Sanya breed wild chromosome 4, ASM1685928v1, whole genome shotgun sequence and contains these coding sequences:
- the LOC120789172 gene encoding alpha-N-acetylgalactosaminidase-like isoform X2 — encoded protein: MHLAVLIFASVLSVTTLALDNGLMRTPPMGWLAWERFRCDTDCEHDAYNCISENLFIDMADRLSEDGWRELGYVYVTIDDCWSSMERDEKGRLQPDPKRFPGGIRKLARYMHDRGLKLGIYGDMGTHTCEGYPGTPLDKIQIDAQTFADWEVDMLKFDGCHSNATEQEQGYPLMSEALNATGRLIGYSCSWPVYQDSLPPKVNYTQLGEICNLWRNYYDIQDSWDSVLNIVDWFFKNQDVLIAAAGPGRWNDPDMLIIGNFGLSMDQSRTQMALWAIMAAPLFMSNDLRTISSGARSILQNRMAISINQDPMGVQGRKIEKSGIEVFWRPLSNNASALVFFSRRNDMPYRYHTSLSKLNYTTGSYKTFDVFTDKTMMLKDSTDFVVSVNPTGVVMWYVFAPAKVNLHQLYEGGKLQGS
- the LOC120789171 gene encoding alpha-N-acetylgalactosaminidase-like isoform X2 produces the protein MHLVVLVFSSVLPLSILALDNGLMTTPPMGWLAWERFRCDIECEHDPKNCISENLFIDMADRLSEDGWRELGYVYVNIDDCWSSMERDKQGRLQPDPKRFPGGIQKLARYMHDRGLKLGIYGDMGTHTCGGYPGTPLDKIKIDAQTFADWEVDMFKYDGCYSNATEQELGYPLMSKALNATGRPIGYSCSWPAYQGGLPPKVNYTQLGEICNLWRNYGDIQDSWDSVLNIVDWVFENQDVLIAAAGPGRWNDPDMLIIGNFGLSMDQSRTQMALWAIMAAPLFMSNDLRTISSGARSILQNKMAISINQDPMGVQGRKIEKSGIEVFWRPLSNNASALVFFSRRNDMPYRYHTSLSKLNYTTGSYKTFDVFTDKTMMLKDSTDFVVSVNPTGVVMWYVSAPAKLNIRQFYKGGEIQGSSYDDDENANPHIFL
- the LOC120789171 gene encoding alpha-N-acetylgalactosaminidase-like isoform X1 gives rise to the protein MHLVVLVFSSVLPLSILALDNGLMTTPPMGWLAWERFRCDIECEHDPKNCISENLFIDMADRLSEDGWRELGYVYVNIDDCWSSMERDKQGRLQPDPKRFPGGIQKLARYMHDRGLKLGIYGDMGTHTCGGYPGTPLDKIKIDAQTFADWEVDMFKYDGCYSNATEQELGYPLMSKALNATGRPIGYSCSWPAYQGGLPPKVNYTQLGEICNLWRNYGDIQDSWDSVLNIVDWVFENQDVLIAAAGPGRWNDPDMLIIGNFGLSMDQSRTQMALWAIMAAPLFMSNDLRTISSGARSILQNKMAISINQDPMGVQGRKIVKEKSGIEVFWRPLSNNASALVFFSRRNDMPYRYHTSLSKLNYTTGSYKTFDVFTDKTMMLKDSTDFVVSVNPTGVVMWYVSAPAKLNIRQFYKGGEIQGSSYDDDENANPHIFL
- the LOC120789172 gene encoding alpha-N-acetylgalactosaminidase-like isoform X1; this translates as MHLAVLIFASVLSVTTLALDNGLMRTPPMGWLAWERFRCDTDCEHDAYNCISENLFIDMADRLSEDGWRELGYVYVTIDDCWSSMERDEKGRLQPDPKRFPGGIRKLARYMHDRGLKLGIYGDMGTHTCEGYPGTPLDKIQIDAQTFADWEVDMLKFDGCHSNATEQEQGYPLMSEALNATGRLIGYSCSWPVYQDSLPPKVNYTQLGEICNLWRNYYDIQDSWDSVLNIVDWFFKNQDVLIAAAGPGRWNDPDMLIIGNFGLSMDQSRTQMALWAIMAAPLFMSNDLRTISSGARSILQNRMAISINQDPMGVQGRKIVKEKSGIEVFWRPLSNNASALVFFSRRNDMPYRYHTSLSKLNYTTGSYKTFDVFTDKTMMLKDSTDFVVSVNPTGVVMWYVFAPAKVNLHQLYEGGKLQGS